A window of Candidatus Pantoea floridensis contains these coding sequences:
- a CDS encoding type II toxin-antitoxin system HipA family toxin, protein MLTLQIYLDGCWHDAAVLDFKEPYKGRDGEALLAYDFNYAVEHLDRNDLVSCSINYPVMLIGSHFAKPWFGFLDDIIPAGASRRYWITQLGLQGKAANEQDYLLLKAGTIAPVGNLRIKESLPQLPPDSQLKSRRFPAEWAIERDTDFLEYAQQMGAASGGATGAGGEAPKLLLRLNNNSEVWIDTWQDDLLNQDTPYLVKYPRGARTPIDCDILRAEYHFYHELTALGVATIDTQHMLLCEGERYPSLWLPRFDIDFIAGKKTLYGLESVYSIMQKAPGSYLNHFEVIRCLVRVLKLNTEQTAEMVIEWVKRDMLNIAFGNSDNHGRNSAILKKIGCMWLAPVYDFAPMKADPEGVVRTTQWGSPHEEGGNYQWHLIAQQLNDLVSESVLLQELSVLANKLKGLKARLETRGVPASILEMPGIGFNHLDERIAGWKL, encoded by the coding sequence ATGCTTACTCTACAGATCTATCTAGATGGATGCTGGCATGATGCTGCGGTGCTTGATTTTAAAGAGCCGTACAAAGGCCGCGACGGTGAAGCCCTGCTTGCATACGACTTCAACTATGCCGTTGAACATTTAGACCGCAACGATTTGGTCAGCTGTAGCATCAACTATCCGGTCATGCTGATTGGCAGCCATTTTGCTAAACCTTGGTTTGGTTTTCTTGATGACATCATTCCCGCTGGAGCCAGCAGACGTTACTGGATTACGCAGTTAGGTCTGCAAGGTAAAGCCGCTAACGAGCAGGATTACTTGCTACTTAAGGCCGGAACCATTGCGCCAGTCGGTAACTTAAGAATCAAAGAGTCCTTACCGCAACTGCCGCCTGACAGCCAGCTCAAAAGCCGCCGTTTTCCCGCAGAATGGGCGATTGAACGTGATACCGATTTTCTTGAGTACGCGCAGCAAATGGGTGCCGCAAGCGGCGGAGCAACGGGCGCAGGCGGTGAAGCGCCAAAATTATTGTTGCGTCTTAATAACAACAGCGAAGTGTGGATCGATACCTGGCAAGATGATCTGCTGAATCAAGACACACCTTATCTGGTCAAATATCCTCGCGGCGCACGCACGCCAATTGATTGCGACATCCTGCGAGCGGAATACCATTTCTATCACGAACTCACAGCGCTTGGGGTTGCAACCATCGACACGCAACACATGTTGCTGTGCGAAGGCGAGCGCTACCCTTCTCTCTGGCTGCCGCGTTTCGATATTGATTTTATCGCCGGTAAAAAAACCCTATACGGGCTGGAATCCGTTTACTCAATCATGCAAAAAGCGCCGGGTAGCTATCTCAACCATTTTGAGGTGATACGTTGTCTAGTGCGTGTGCTGAAATTGAATACCGAGCAAACGGCTGAAATGGTTATTGAGTGGGTGAAACGCGACATGCTGAATATCGCCTTTGGTAATTCCGATAATCACGGCCGCAATAGCGCCATTCTGAAGAAAATAGGCTGTATGTGGCTGGCGCCTGTTTATGATTTCGCCCCCATGAAAGCCGATCCAGAAGGTGTTGTGCGCACCACACAGTGGGGTTCACCCCATGAGGAGGGCGGCAATTATCAATGGCATCTTATTGCGCAGCAACTTAATGACCTGGTATCTGAAAGTGTTCTCCTGCAAGAGCTAAGCGTACTAGCGAATAAGCTGAAAGGATTGAAGGCTCGATTGGAGACTCGCGGCGTACCGGCATCGATATTGGAGATGCCTGGCATCGGCTTTAACCACCTGGATGAGCGCATTGCCGGATGGAAATTATGA
- the hisIE gene encoding bifunctional phosphoribosyl-AMP cyclohydrolase/phosphoribosyl-ATP diphosphatase HisIE, giving the protein MLTAEQLSKLDWVKTAGMMPVIVQHNVSGEVLMHGYMNEEALQKTLSEGNVTFFSRTKNRLWTKGETSGHFLQVASITPDCDNDTLLVLANPIGPTCHLGTSSCFSPAAPDWTFLYQLEQLLASRKTADPESSYTAKLYASGTKRIAQKVGEEGVETALAATVNDRHELTNEASDLLYHLMVLLQDQELDLSIIINNLRARHK; this is encoded by the coding sequence GTGTTAACTGCAGAACAACTGAGCAAGCTGGATTGGGTCAAAACTGCGGGCATGATGCCTGTTATCGTCCAGCACAATGTTTCCGGTGAAGTGCTGATGCACGGTTATATGAACGAGGAAGCGCTGCAAAAAACCCTCAGCGAGGGCAACGTGACGTTCTTCTCTCGCACCAAAAACCGTTTGTGGACCAAGGGCGAAACCTCGGGCCACTTCCTGCAAGTGGCGAGCATCACGCCGGATTGCGATAACGACACGCTGCTAGTGCTGGCGAATCCGATTGGCCCAACCTGTCATCTCGGCACCTCAAGCTGCTTCTCGCCGGCGGCGCCAGACTGGACTTTCCTCTACCAGCTGGAGCAGCTGCTGGCTTCACGCAAAACCGCCGATCCGGAGAGCTCGTATACCGCAAAGCTCTACGCCAGCGGTACCAAGCGCATTGCGCAGAAGGTGGGTGAAGAAGGCGTGGAAACCGCGCTGGCAGCCACGGTTAACGATCGTCACGAGTTGACCAATGAAGCGTCTGATCTGCTGTATCACTTGATGGTGCTGCTGCAGGATCAGGAGCTGGATTTGAGTATCATCATTAATAATCTGCGCGCGCGGCATAAATAA
- the hisF gene encoding imidazole glycerol phosphate synthase subunit HisF yields the protein MLAKRIIPCLDVRDGQVVKGVQFRNHEIIGDIVPLAQRYAQEGADELVFYDITASSDGRVVDKSWVSRVAEVIDIPFCVAGGIKSEEDAARILQFGADKISINSPALADPTLITRLADRFGVQCIVVGIDTWFDDASGKYHVNQYTGDEARTKVTTWETLDWVQEVQKLGAGEIVLNMMNQDGVRNGYDLVQLKKVRDVCKVPLIASGGAGTMPHFLEAFEQANVDGALAASVFHKQIINIGELKNFLIDNGVEIRAC from the coding sequence ATGCTGGCAAAACGGATAATTCCTTGTCTCGATGTGCGTGACGGGCAAGTGGTGAAAGGCGTTCAGTTCCGCAACCACGAAATCATTGGCGACATCGTGCCGCTGGCGCAGCGTTATGCGCAGGAAGGCGCGGACGAGCTGGTGTTCTACGATATCACCGCCTCATCGGATGGCCGCGTGGTGGACAAAAGCTGGGTATCGCGCGTAGCGGAAGTGATTGATATTCCTTTCTGCGTGGCGGGCGGCATTAAGAGTGAGGAAGACGCGGCGCGCATTCTGCAGTTCGGCGCTGACAAGATTTCTATCAACTCCCCGGCGCTGGCCGATCCTACACTGATTACGCGCCTGGCCGATCGCTTTGGCGTGCAGTGTATTGTGGTGGGCATTGATACCTGGTTCGACGACGCGAGCGGCAAGTATCACGTTAATCAGTACACCGGCGACGAAGCGCGCACCAAAGTCACCACGTGGGAAACCCTCGATTGGGTGCAGGAAGTGCAGAAGCTGGGCGCAGGTGAAATCGTCCTCAATATGATGAACCAGGATGGCGTGCGTAACGGCTACGATCTGGTGCAGCTGAAGAAAGTGCGCGATGTCTGCAAAGTGCCGCTGATCGCCTCCGGCGGCGCAGGCACCATGCCGCACTTCCTTGAAGCCTTTGAGCAGGCAAACGTCGATGGCGCGCTGGCGGCTTCGGTGTTTCACAAACAAATTATCAATATCGGCGAGTTGAAAAACTTCCTGATCGACAACGGTGTGGAGATTCGCGCGTGTTAA
- the hisA gene encoding 1-(5-phosphoribosyl)-5-[(5-phosphoribosylamino)methylideneamino]imidazole-4-carboxamide isomerase produces the protein MIIPALDLIDGKVVRLHQGDYGQQRDYGSDPLPRLQDYERQGAEVLHLVDLTGAKDPAKRQIPLLTTLLRGVNVPVQVGGGIRNRDDVAALLAAGATRVVVGSTAVKQPEEVKSWFSEFGADAIVLALDVRIDANNRKDVAISGWQEAAGVTQEEVIGWYLPVGLKHVLCTDISRDGTLSGSNVALYKEVSAAFPDIAFQSSGGIGSLDDIAALRGSGAQGVIVGRALLEDKFTVAEAIACWQNG, from the coding sequence ATGATTATCCCCGCATTAGATTTAATCGACGGCAAAGTGGTGCGCCTGCATCAGGGCGATTACGGCCAGCAGCGCGATTACGGTAGCGACCCGCTGCCACGCTTGCAGGACTACGAACGCCAGGGCGCCGAGGTGCTGCATCTGGTGGATTTAACCGGCGCGAAAGATCCGGCGAAACGCCAGATTCCCCTGCTCACCACCTTGCTGCGCGGCGTAAATGTGCCGGTGCAGGTGGGCGGCGGCATCCGCAACCGTGATGACGTGGCGGCGCTGCTGGCTGCCGGCGCTACGCGCGTGGTGGTCGGTTCCACCGCGGTGAAGCAACCGGAAGAGGTGAAAAGCTGGTTTAGCGAGTTTGGCGCGGACGCCATCGTGCTGGCATTAGATGTGCGCATTGATGCCAATAATCGCAAAGACGTGGCGATCAGCGGCTGGCAGGAAGCGGCGGGCGTCACGCAGGAAGAGGTGATTGGCTGGTATCTGCCGGTTGGCCTCAAGCATGTGCTGTGTACCGATATTTCTCGCGACGGCACGCTGAGCGGCTCTAACGTCGCGCTGTATAAAGAGGTGTCTGCGGCCTTCCCGGATATCGCTTTCCAGTCTTCCGGCGGCATCGGTTCGCTGGATGACATTGCCGCTTTACGCGGCAGCGGCGCCCAGGGCGTGATCGTTGGTCGCGCTTTACTGGAAGATAAATTCACGGTGGCGGAGGCGATTGCATGCTGGCAAAACGGATAA
- the hisH gene encoding imidazole glycerol phosphate synthase subunit HisH, which yields MNVVILDTGCANLSSVKWAIERLGYTPQVSRDPDVVLHADKLLLPGVGTAQAAMSQLQERDLIDLIKACTQPVLGICLGMQLLGRGSDENGGVTTLGLIDEPVSLMDTQGLPLPHMGWNQITAKAGHHLFRDIPDGSYFYFVHSYAMPVNAATIAQCDYGHPFTAALQKDNFFGVQFHPERSGKAGAQLLKNFLEM from the coding sequence ATGAACGTGGTGATCCTTGATACCGGCTGCGCCAACCTGTCGTCGGTGAAGTGGGCGATTGAGCGCCTTGGCTACACGCCGCAGGTTAGCCGCGATCCGGACGTGGTGCTGCATGCTGACAAACTGCTGTTGCCGGGCGTAGGTACCGCGCAGGCGGCGATGAGTCAGCTGCAGGAGCGCGATCTCATCGACCTGATCAAAGCCTGTACCCAGCCGGTGCTCGGCATTTGCCTCGGTATGCAGCTGCTCGGCCGCGGCAGCGATGAGAACGGTGGCGTGACCACGCTCGGTTTGATCGATGAACCGGTGTCGCTGATGGATACGCAAGGTTTACCGCTGCCGCACATGGGCTGGAATCAGATCACCGCCAAAGCGGGTCATCATCTGTTCCGCGATATTCCCGATGGCAGCTACTTCTATTTCGTGCACAGCTACGCCATGCCGGTGAATGCGGCGACCATCGCCCAGTGCGACTACGGCCATCCGTTCACCGCGGCCCTGCAGAAAGATAACTTCTTTGGCGTGCAGTTCCACCCGGAGCGTTCGGGCAAAGCCGGCGCGCAGCTGCTGAAAAATTTCCTGGAGATGTGA
- the hisB gene encoding bifunctional histidinol-phosphatase/imidazoleglycerol-phosphate dehydratase HisB has product MSQKILFIDRDGTLISEPPTDYQVDRMEKLAFEKNAIPALLALQAAGYQLVMITNQDGLGSDSFPQADFDGPHNLMMQILSSQGVNFSDILICPHMPEDNCDCRKPKTKMVEAWLAAGALDTANSYVIGDRLTDIQLAQNMGIQGLRYGAEGEDWDAIQARLTKRDRYALVQRNTKETQIKVEVWLDREGGSKINTGVGFFDHMLDQIAVHGGFRMNIDVKGDLYIDDHHTVEDTGLALGEALLKALGDKRGIGRFGFVLPMDECLARCALDISGRPHIEFKAEFSYQRVGDLSTEMVEHFFSSLSYAMMSTLHLKTKGRNDHHRVESLFKAFGRTLRQAIRVEGNTLPSSKGVL; this is encoded by the coding sequence ATGAGTCAGAAGATCCTTTTTATCGACCGCGACGGCACCCTCATCTCTGAGCCACCAACTGATTATCAGGTGGATCGTATGGAGAAGCTGGCGTTTGAGAAAAACGCCATTCCCGCACTGCTGGCGTTGCAGGCGGCGGGCTATCAGCTGGTGATGATCACTAATCAGGATGGCTTAGGCAGCGACAGCTTCCCGCAGGCCGATTTTGATGGTCCGCACAACCTGATGATGCAGATCCTCAGCTCGCAAGGCGTGAACTTCAGCGACATCCTGATCTGCCCGCACATGCCGGAAGATAACTGCGACTGCCGTAAGCCGAAAACCAAAATGGTGGAAGCCTGGCTGGCCGCTGGCGCGCTGGACACCGCCAACAGCTATGTGATTGGCGATCGTCTCACCGACATTCAGCTGGCGCAAAACATGGGCATTCAGGGCCTGCGCTACGGCGCGGAAGGCGAAGATTGGGATGCGATTCAGGCTCGCCTGACTAAGCGCGATCGCTACGCGCTGGTGCAACGCAACACCAAAGAGACGCAGATTAAAGTCGAAGTGTGGCTGGACCGCGAAGGCGGCAGCAAAATTAACACCGGCGTCGGCTTCTTTGATCACATGCTGGATCAGATTGCGGTGCACGGCGGCTTCCGCATGAACATTGATGTAAAAGGCGATCTCTATATCGACGATCACCACACGGTAGAAGATACCGGTTTGGCGCTCGGCGAAGCGCTGCTGAAAGCGCTGGGCGACAAACGTGGCATCGGCCGTTTCGGCTTCGTGCTGCCAATGGATGAGTGCCTGGCGCGCTGCGCGCTGGATATCTCGGGCCGCCCGCACATCGAATTCAAAGCCGAATTCAGCTATCAGCGCGTCGGCGATCTCAGCACCGAGATGGTTGAGCACTTCTTCAGCTCGCTCTCCTACGCCATGATGAGCACGCTGCACCTGAAAACCAAAGGCCGCAACGATCACCATCGCGTGGAGAGTCTGTTCAAAGCCTTTGGCCGCACGCTGCGCCAGGCAATTCGCGTGGAAGGCAACACCCTGCCGAGCTCGAAAGGAGTGCTGTGA
- the hisC gene encoding histidinol-phosphate transaminase has product MSLNIEELARANVRALTPYQSARRLGGNGDVWLNANEFPLPVPFELSQQTLNRYPECQPKLVIERYAAYAGLTPEQVLVSRGADEGIELLMRAFCEPGKDAILFCPPTYGMYSVSAETIGIEYRTVAALDDWQLNLPAIAEQIDGVKVVYMCSPNNPTGNLINQDDIRELLAMTAGKALVVADEAYIEFCPEATLASWLQDYPHLVILRTLSKAFALAGLRCGFTLANKPVIDLLMKVIAPYPLATPVADVAGQALSEQGIALMRQHVAELNANRAWLFEQLPQIKVVQQVFPSETNYILARFTDSPKVFKTLWDQGIILRDQNKNPGLAGCLRISIGTRKECERLIAALQALSVEQA; this is encoded by the coding sequence ATGAGCCTGAATATTGAAGAGTTAGCGCGCGCCAACGTGCGCGCGCTAACTCCGTATCAATCGGCGCGTCGTCTGGGTGGCAACGGTGATGTGTGGCTGAACGCCAACGAATTCCCGCTGCCGGTACCGTTTGAACTGTCGCAGCAGACGCTAAACCGCTATCCGGAATGCCAGCCGAAGTTGGTGATTGAGCGTTACGCCGCTTACGCCGGTTTAACGCCGGAGCAGGTTCTGGTGAGCCGCGGTGCCGATGAAGGCATCGAACTGCTGATGCGCGCCTTCTGCGAGCCGGGCAAAGATGCCATTCTGTTCTGCCCGCCAACCTACGGCATGTACAGCGTCAGTGCCGAAACCATCGGCATTGAATATCGCACCGTAGCCGCGCTCGACGACTGGCAGCTCAATCTGCCAGCGATTGCCGAGCAGATCGACGGCGTAAAAGTTGTCTATATGTGCAGCCCGAACAATCCCACCGGCAACCTGATCAATCAGGATGACATCCGCGAGCTGCTGGCGATGACCGCCGGTAAAGCGCTGGTGGTGGCTGATGAAGCCTATATCGAGTTCTGCCCGGAAGCGACGCTGGCGAGCTGGCTGCAGGATTATCCGCACTTAGTGATTCTGCGTACGCTGTCAAAAGCCTTTGCGCTGGCTGGTTTGCGCTGCGGCTTCACCCTGGCGAACAAGCCGGTGATCGATCTGCTGATGAAGGTGATTGCGCCCTATCCGCTTGCCACGCCGGTGGCCGATGTCGCCGGGCAGGCGCTGAGCGAGCAAGGCATCGCGCTGATGCGCCAGCACGTCGCCGAACTGAACGCCAATCGCGCCTGGCTGTTTGAGCAGTTACCGCAGATTAAGGTGGTGCAGCAGGTGTTCCCAAGCGAAACCAACTACATTCTGGCGCGCTTCACGGATTCACCAAAAGTGTTTAAAACGCTGTGGGATCAAGGCATTATTCTGCGCGACCAAAACAAAAACCCCGGCCTTGCGGGATGCCTGCGCATCTCCATCGGCACCCGTAAAGAGTGCGAGCGCCTGATCGCCGCGCTGCAAGCCTTATCAGTGGAGCAAGCATGA
- the hisD gene encoding histidinol dehydrogenase: protein MSNLMTPIDWQQCSAEQQQALLMRPAMSASESISHIVRDVLVKVKNEGDAALREFSARFDKAQVDNLRVTPEEMQAASDRLSDTLKQAMAAAMANIETFHNAQILAEVDVETQPGVRCQQITRPVKSVGLYIPGGSAPLFSTVLMLATPARIAGCGRVVLCSPPPIADEILYAAQLCGVKEVFQVGGSQAIAALAFGTETVPKVDKIFGPGNAYVTEAKRQVSQRLDGAAIDMPAGPSEVLVIADEGATPAFVASDLLSQAEHGPDSQVILLTPSLQLAADVAQAVEEQLAQLPRAATARQALESSRLIVLRDLDQCIEISNLYGPEHLIIQTRQPRDLVDSITSAGSVFLGDWSPESAGDYASGTNHVLPTYGYTATCSSLGLADFQKRMTVQELTPQGFLNLATTIETLAAAEQLEAHKNAVTLRVAALKEQA from the coding sequence ATGAGCAACCTGATGACACCGATTGATTGGCAACAGTGCAGCGCAGAGCAGCAGCAAGCGCTGCTGATGCGTCCGGCGATGTCGGCTTCAGAAAGCATCAGCCACATCGTGCGCGACGTGCTGGTGAAAGTGAAAAATGAAGGCGATGCAGCGCTGCGCGAATTTAGCGCGCGCTTCGACAAGGCGCAGGTGGATAATTTGCGCGTCACGCCAGAAGAGATGCAAGCCGCCAGCGATCGCCTGAGCGACACGCTGAAGCAGGCAATGGCTGCCGCAATGGCTAATATTGAAACCTTCCACAACGCACAGATTCTTGCCGAAGTGGATGTCGAAACTCAGCCCGGCGTGCGCTGCCAGCAGATTACGCGGCCGGTGAAATCGGTGGGTTTGTACATTCCTGGCGGTTCCGCCCCGCTGTTCTCAACCGTGTTGATGCTGGCGACGCCTGCGCGTATCGCCGGTTGCGGCCGCGTGGTGTTGTGCTCGCCGCCGCCGATTGCCGATGAAATCCTTTACGCCGCGCAGCTGTGCGGTGTGAAAGAGGTGTTTCAGGTTGGCGGATCACAAGCCATCGCCGCCCTCGCCTTCGGCACCGAAACCGTGCCGAAAGTGGACAAGATTTTTGGCCCGGGCAATGCCTACGTGACTGAAGCGAAACGTCAGGTCAGCCAGCGTTTAGATGGCGCGGCAATTGATATGCCTGCCGGTCCATCGGAAGTGCTGGTGATTGCGGATGAAGGCGCAACGCCGGCATTCGTGGCATCCGATTTGCTGTCGCAGGCGGAGCACGGCCCGGATTCGCAGGTGATTTTGCTGACGCCGTCGTTGCAGCTGGCTGCAGATGTGGCACAAGCGGTTGAGGAACAGCTGGCACAGCTGCCGCGTGCCGCTACCGCGCGCCAGGCGTTGGAGAGCAGCCGTTTAATCGTGCTGCGCGACCTTGATCAGTGCATCGAGATCTCCAACTTGTACGGCCCGGAGCACCTGATTATTCAGACGCGTCAGCCGCGCGATCTGGTAGACAGCATCACCAGCGCCGGTTCCGTGTTTCTTGGCGACTGGTCGCCGGAATCGGCGGGCGATTACGCGTCTGGCACCAATCATGTGCTGCCGACCTACGGTTACACCGCCACCTGTTCCAGCCTTGGACTGGCCGATTTCCAGAAACGTATGACGGTGCAAGAGTTAACGCCACAAGGTTTCCTTAATCTTGCCACGACAATTGAAACCCTGGCCGCCGCCGAGCAGCTGGAAGCCCATAAAAATGCCGTTACCCTGCGTGTTGCTGCGCTGAAGGAGCAAGCATGA
- the hisG gene encoding ATP phosphoribosyltransferase translates to MLDNTRIRIAMQKSGRLSDESRELLARCGIKINLQQQRLIAFAENMPIDILRVRDDDIPGLVMDGVVDLGIVGENVLEEELLNRRAQGEDPRYFTLRRLDFGGCRLSLAMPVDEEYTGPQCLNNARIATSYPHLLKKYLDKQGVAFKSCLLNGSVEVAPRAGLADAICDLVSTGATLEANGLREVEVIYRSKAVLIQRDGELPAAKQELVDKMMTRIQGVIKARESKYIMLHAPSERLEEVIALLPGAERPTVLPLAGDVSRVAMHMVSTETLFWETMEKLKALGASSILVLPIEKMLE, encoded by the coding sequence ATGTTAGATAACACCCGAATTCGCATAGCTATGCAGAAATCTGGCCGTTTAAGCGATGAATCACGCGAACTGCTGGCCCGCTGCGGTATCAAAATCAACCTTCAGCAGCAGCGTCTGATTGCGTTTGCGGAGAACATGCCCATCGATATCCTGCGCGTGCGTGATGACGATATTCCTGGCCTGGTGATGGATGGCGTAGTGGATCTCGGCATCGTCGGTGAGAACGTACTGGAAGAAGAGCTGCTGAACCGCCGTGCTCAGGGCGAAGATCCGCGCTACTTCACGCTGCGTCGTCTGGATTTTGGCGGTTGTCGCCTGTCGCTGGCGATGCCGGTTGATGAAGAGTACACCGGCCCGCAATGCCTGAATAACGCCCGCATCGCCACCTCTTATCCGCACCTGCTGAAGAAATATCTCGATAAACAAGGCGTCGCTTTCAAATCCTGTCTGCTGAACGGTTCTGTCGAAGTCGCACCACGTGCTGGCCTGGCCGATGCGATTTGTGACCTGGTGTCTACCGGCGCCACGCTGGAAGCCAACGGTCTGCGCGAAGTGGAAGTCATCTATCGCTCTAAAGCGGTGCTGATTCAGCGCGACGGCGAACTGCCTGCCGCCAAGCAGGAACTGGTTGATAAAATGATGACGCGCATTCAGGGCGTGATCAAAGCGCGTGAGTCTAAGTACATCATGCTGCACGCGCCAAGCGAGCGTCTGGAAGAAGTGATTGCCCTGCTGCCGGGCGCCGAGCGTCCAACCGTACTGCCGCTGGCCGGTGACGTGAGCCGCGTGGCGATGCACATGGTGAGCACCGAAACCCTGTTCTGGGAAACCATGGAAAAGCTGAAAGCGCTGGGCGCCAGCTCAATCCTCGTACTGCCAATTGAAAAAATGTTGGAGTAA
- the hisL gene encoding his operon leader peptide, translating to MTRVQFNHHHHHHPD from the coding sequence ATGACACGCGTTCAGTTCAACCACCATCATCACCATCATCCTGACTAG
- a CDS encoding SDR family oxidoreductase, with protein sequence MKKVAIVGLGWLGMPLAMALTTRGWQVTGSKTSPDGVDAARRCGIEAFQLVLTPELECEAEELDTLMAVDALVVTLPASRTVKGAEDYMQAVQNVVDTALAKKVPRIIFTSSSSVYGSGEGVMKENSPLQPETVAGKTLVELENWLHDLPGTSVDIVRLAGLVGPNRHPGRFLAGKTGLENGGHAVNLVHLDDVVDAIVLLLQTPKGGHVYNLCASKHPSRDSFYPSVSKQLGLEPPTFVAEAERSAGKVVDGSKIANELGFEYTYDDPMKMPLE encoded by the coding sequence ATGAAAAAGGTCGCGATTGTAGGTCTGGGGTGGCTGGGTATGCCGCTGGCGATGGCGCTAACGACACGCGGCTGGCAGGTGACCGGCAGTAAAACCTCGCCGGATGGCGTGGATGCCGCACGCCGCTGCGGCATTGAGGCGTTTCAGCTGGTGCTGACGCCCGAACTGGAGTGTGAAGCCGAAGAATTAGATACGCTGATGGCAGTGGATGCGCTGGTGGTGACCTTGCCCGCCAGCCGCACGGTGAAAGGCGCGGAAGATTACATGCAGGCAGTACAGAACGTGGTGGATACTGCGCTGGCGAAAAAAGTGCCGCGCATCATCTTTACCAGCTCATCGTCAGTTTATGGCAGTGGCGAGGGCGTGATGAAAGAGAACAGCCCGCTGCAGCCGGAAACGGTGGCCGGTAAGACGCTGGTGGAACTGGAAAACTGGTTGCACGATCTGCCGGGCACCAGCGTGGACATTGTACGCCTCGCGGGATTAGTGGGACCGAATCGTCATCCGGGGCGTTTCCTGGCGGGCAAAACCGGGCTGGAAAATGGCGGCCACGCGGTGAATCTGGTGCATCTCGACGACGTAGTGGACGCGATTGTGCTGCTGCTGCAAACGCCAAAGGGCGGCCACGTTTACAATCTGTGTGCCTCGAAACATCCGTCGCGCGACAGTTTTTACCCCAGCGTGTCGAAGCAGTTAGGGCTAGAGCCGCCAACGTTTGTGGCGGAGGCGGAGCGCTCGGCCGGAAAAGTGGTGGATGGCTCAAAAATCGCCAATGAGCTGGGCTTTGAGTACACCTACGATGACCCGATGAAAATGCCGCTGGAGTAG